In Brassica napus cultivar Da-Ae chromosome A3, Da-Ae, whole genome shotgun sequence, the sequence CAGCCACTTCTCCAACAGCAGGTCCATCAAAATTGTCCAGCCTATTAATGTAATCCATCACTCTAGATGGATCTGCTTTAATAGCTGTCAATATAAGCAGATTTTGCAGATTGAAGTTTCCACTGAAGGCAGAGTTTTGAAGCACTATTTTTTCAAGAAGCTCAATAAGCTCGTGCGGCAAATCAGCGGTCATGAATGCTTTAACAGCAGCGGATACCTGCTCTGGGCTCTGGCTTTCGGGTAAAGCAGTAGACACAACTTGGTCAATAAGTTGTCTTCTATATTCATTTTCTTCCAAAAGAACCTTATCCCAAAGATCACCATCCATCCTCTCCACTACATACCTACAGTTGAAAATTAGTGTATCAGCAATCTACAGAATAACCACTGTGAAATACTTAAGAGATTTCATAAGCAATGATTGAATACCTGGCTTGTAACTTGAACAAAGAATATTTGTTGGTGACATTGACGAGTTCCTCATCACATTGTCCTCTTCTGTATGCCACAACAGCCAGGGTAGGATCACGCTTCTCGCAGTACTTGCCAACAACCCGAGAGTCATAGTACGGGTTGGTGGTCAGGAAATGCTCGGGGTTGTTGTTACTGTCGATGATAATTTTACCCAAGGCGTTATGGACATGAACATCTTGGCTTCCCTCGCTAACTAGATGCTCCAAGAACTGAGTGAGGAGACGGAGTCGATTTCTGGAAAAGCAGAAACGTATTAGAGCTTCCAGAACAAACAGACATAAATTATGAACGGAAACCAGGTTGACCAAATGGATTCACCTCTTCTCACATTCTTCGACAAGGGGTTCAACAGGTAGCAATGAGCGAACAGAGAGAATGAGGCCTTTTATAAAATCTTCAGGGCATTCATCATCAAGCAACTGACCCACAACTAAGGGAGCATTCCCAGGGTTCACCTTTGAACGGAATCACATGTATTAGTATTTAATGAAATACTGAACTCAAACGCATTAAAAGAACTCTCAAACATCCATACCTTCTGAACGTAACCTTCAATGTAACGAAGCATGTTGTTTGTGTAGAGGTAATGAGTTAGATCAGGTACAAAGCCGAAACGGTCGCAGACATTTATCAAAGGTCGGGCATCAGGAAGCTTAGCTTCCATCAAAAAGTTCTTCGTCTTTTCAGCATCATAGAAGTTAGACTCTCTAGTCACACGCTCAACCTCCTTTATTTGACCAGTTTTGGCAGCTGCTTCAATGTACTTGAAGTGAATCTCAGGATCCTCACTATTGCACAGAGGGAAAAGTTGTCATCATCAACATACAAAAACAAGAATCGCGCTTGTTTAGAGGAATGCCAGTAGATTATATAAATCACCTCATACTCAAATATGAGCCTAGGAAAAAGTAAAGGCCTTCGTATGATTTAAACTGCTCAAAGAGCTTAATACATGCATCAACACCAAGTTGTTCACAGTACTCCTTGCAAGCCTACGGTCATATGGACACGTTAGTGTCACACTAAACAATAAGATTCATCATACCATACACCACTTACCTGAACAATTATCTGCAGGTTGCCTCTAAGGTTGACCAGCAAAAGATCCTTCATGCACTCCATAGCCCAATCGCTAGAAAGGGTACCAAAAAACTCAACAAGAGCCTGCATTTTGACGAAGTGATGTTCAACAACGTGACATCCAAAAGTTTAGCAATCAAATTCTGTTTTCGAAGCATTACCTGTGGCTCAATAGCATGTGTGTTCACAATTACACGTTTTATATCAGGTAACTCTGAGTAATGCTGCACAATTCAAAAGGAAAATGTTGGAGATGAAAATATAATTCTATTTGTCCGGGAAAAAAAAGGCAAGACAGCGAGCGCCACCTTTAAGGATTGGATAAAAAGTCCAGCCTTCTCACAAAGTTGAGCAACACGAGGCCGGTCATAGTGGCTGAACATCCCATTTGCTAAAATCGCATCAGCCACATTAGGAAAGGTTACCAAATTGATCTCCAGAACCTGTTTTGACATTCGAACTAAAAAGTCTGAGGAAAGGTGAATAATAATAGCATAGAAACAATTCAAATTGGCAACTATTTTCAACCTTAGTTTGAAGAAACGCATGCTCAGGTAAATTTGGCTTAAGCACATCCAAAAGGAATGCAGTAGCTTCTCGGATCAGATTTCTCTGGAtatgcaaaataaataaattagcaCTTCATATAGCTTAATTACctgaataaaattttgtatatagttGCAGAGCAAGTAATGAGCTACTAATATTGGTGCATACAAAAATTTTTACCCACCTGAAGAAAAAGGTCAGTGATGGTGTTGAAGTCAACTGGACAACCTCCTTCCATTTGAGACATCATTAATGCAAAATTGACTGCTCCCTGCATAATGAAGAAAAAGACTATTGATCTTAATACAGGGGAAAATATTTTCTGCATTCTAAATAACGTTAGATCAAAATTACTGAATACGAAGTAAACTGATTCATGACTCTTCTTGTGCTTACGCAGCAAGTATATAGTAAACCAGTCCATTAAGAGTTTAATATGTTGCAGGTATCAAAAGTTCACCACACGAACCTGTGGATCTGTACGGAGTATGGTTTGCAGAAGAAACATGTAATCAGGTGTGTACCCAACCTAAATTCACAATATGAAACAATGATAATTATTGAGCAAAGTGAACTTTAATGTACGCATAGCAGAGGCGGGcagaattaatatattattctttACCTGCTTTGAGTATATCAGGATTTTGTCAAACTCCTTTCTTTCTGCAAAAGCTGCTACAACTTTTGGAGTTGCCCGGgctttgatatatattttcagagCAAGGTCATTATCCACAGTCTGGAATAGAAAGGTTTATGTCACAAAAGACGAAAGGAGACATCAcacatatttaaaaagaaaatagtccATTTTAAGATTACCTTGACAAGGTCTCCCAGTTCTTCACTGCATTCTAATTTATCCTCTGCTAACCAGTTTTCGAGGAGGTTCTTCTTGTTTTGATTCACAACAAGCCGAGATAGTTCCAATGACTCATATGAATTGAGCTTTCCTTTAGTTAAAAGAGTCCCAAAATACTGTAACAATGGAGGAGTTTGCCCAGCTTGTACAGGAACACTCTGCAAAAATTTATCGTGTGATGTTGGAGTTTCAAAGTGGTGTTAACATGTTCACACAAAATATGTTGCTTGAATAAGGAACAAATACCTGGAATTTGGCCACTGTATCAGGTGTCCTTAGAATCCCCTGAGGAGATTCAGCAGCAAGCTCTGCAGCCTCCTTGTACTTCGTTTGAGCAAACAGCTCTTTGAACCGCTCGACAACCTGCAGCATCCGAACTGAACATGAGAACGTTCACACAGCAAataactttctttttcttcaagcTGTCAATCCACAGATATAATCACTTCAGCAATATAACCATCGCATACCAGCTCTTCTGCACCAGGGAGGTTTCCTCTTTTAGCAAGATTGACAGCAAGCTCCAAATTGTTCAACTACGATACAAAAGCATAGATATCTTAGAATGGCATTGTGACACGGGTAGCTTATATcgggaaaagagaaagaaagagcaTACTTGACCACTAATAAAAGGTATTATAGTAGCCTCGTTTACTGTGGCCAAAAGAACTTGTCCTCGCCTATTAATGGCATAGAAACCCCCAACTGAAGAGGCTTCAGAAGTCAAGAAAATTGGGTCTGGACTTATTCGATTTCTGTAGATAGCAGAAGCAGTTTCTAGATCGTATACAAACAACAATCCAAGCTTGGTGATGACATATATCAAGCTAAATTTGTGAGAGACCTGCCAGGGAAAAAGAGAATTCAGCGAGTCGTAAATTTTTCACCAAAACAGACTAAATGTAGTTGAAATTCTAGTGCAACTACAAACCTGCATGGCAACAGGGAAATCATCAGCAAAATCTGGGGGGAAAAAGAGATCCGCctgtttttttgtaaatgatGGTTTTCCTGCAAAATAACCCACATTTAGACAACACCAACTAAAAATGTAACCAAAGACACTAAATAACGCTGACAATATAGTTTCTGCCAAGGATGCTAACCGGGTTGGGCACCAAGCTCAATGACGTGCAACTTTGATGTTATCTGCCCAGCATTAAAGCTCTTGCTTGCAAAGGATATAAGGATAGAAGGATTTTCGTTTCCAGGGACCTAATATCAACGATGTTGAAAGTCATACTACAGTTCGAGATTGGATGATAGAACGAACTCACTAAAGAACCAAGTAGTTTACCTTAAACTGAGCAAATGAGGCAGCGTGTGCTTCAAGGGCCTGGCTCCGCTGTTGATCCACAGAAAAAAGCTGCATATTTCCTTTTACCAATTGTGCTCTCTGCAGACGACAATAATGATAAGATCAGTCAAGAGTTTACAATATGACTGCAGTTTTGATGTCTTTACTCAAAACTAATATACGGCGCAGTAAACCTACCTCAGGAGGGCCAGGAGCAATTCCAATTAGAACCAACCACTTCTCGTTAGGAGAGCACTTGTAGttaataatttgattgtttgCTAAATTGGCCGTTCTATCAAACATCTTAACAGGTTCAGAATCACCTGGAAAATCCGAAACAAAATTAGAACCACATATACATGATAAGAAGATGGGAGTAAACTAATGATGTACAACCTTCAATAGACCAATGATACACGGAGTTTTGTGTGACCAGCCCCAACATCTTGAGTGTAATCCACTTCCAAAACGCAACCTATAAAAACAATGAACCATTAATATCCCAAAAATAGATTCgcacaaaaaaaacagagtctGAAGCAACCGTGCAACAGGAAAGACAATGAGGTTACAAAAATCTTTCCATCAAAACTCACCTGCTCAGGCATCTGATGTGATTTAAGCTTTGCTTTTGCTTCGATGTTAAATATCTGTAGATGATCCTGAGTAGTTCCTGGAACTTGAGCTATATACAAAATGAAGAAAACAATGAACAacaaagtaagaaaaaaaaaatagcaaataATATAAGCAAAAGACGGAATGGCATTATAACTGATAAGCACCACCACGAGGCAAGTTTATTCGATGGAATTAGCAGTCAAGTCAAATTACCTTTTAAGGCAAGGATCCTGGAGTCTGGGTTCATAAGAGCAGAATCAGCAGTAATAGGCCTCCTCAGAGGCTGCATCGGCATACTCATATCGATAATTACAACGCTGTTTTGAGGAGCCGTCTCTCGAACGCATATATACTTGTCAGACTCCATAGTAACATTCGTAAACGTGATGAACTGCTGATTGATCCCAACGCTCGGAAGCtgcaaacaaaatcaaaaacgaAACGATTCGTTAGATAGTTCGTTATCAGCACAATGCACTACACACAATAGCTAGAGATTCGAGATCGTATCACAGATCTGGGAACATTAAGAGCAATCACATGCACTACAGAGCAAACTAGCTATCAGAGAGTGAACGATCGAGCAGAATTGGGAACGGTAAGCTACAATATCGTCGAAAACTAAGCTCGATTCcgttagaagaagaagaagaactcacCGTGAGGACCTCCTTCATCGTGATGGGGGCGTTTGCTGCCGCCATTTTTTACCAGAGTTTCGCGAGGCGAGAGAATCTGGGGGAAGAGACAGCTATGTGGCAGGGACGAGAAGGAAGAGATGGGAGACGAGAGAGTGTAGAAGGAATTGGAATCGCTGACAGATCTGAGCGGCGAGTGAACGAGAAAGGTGAGGATGAAAGgagaaaagatttttttttttatatatggatataATCGGAGGTCACGTGACACGTGCTGAGCTGTACAAATGCGCATCatctaacctatactaaaaggagaaTAAGCTCAAAGCTCAGCCTATCCACGTCACCTAAGAAAATTAACCAATCATAAGACTCTATTTTGACACATCACCTTGGCTAAAATAGAGTGGAGTTTCGTATGGGCTTTATTATATTATCGGTCGACCCATTTGAGCACATGCCCAAAAATCTGTTTCGTCGTCGTCTTCAAGCGTCAAGAGTCTCTCCCCCGACTCTtccacttcatcttctccaatgtctgggtttttttttccattaccTTCTCAATCAATGAGGATGTTAAAGCTATTCTCCAACGTTTTGTTCCACCTACCTTTGATACTTCTCCTATATAAAGCTCTACCTCTAACCTAAATCCATCCAGAATCAAAAACCCTACTCTGCAGAAACTAAATTGCAATGAAATCCACAACGAAGTCTCAGCTTACCACCGGCATATCTCCCGTCGCCGTCTATTTCAACGACATCTCACCAAGACCAGATGAGTCACAGCTTCGGTTTCAGGTAATCCATCCTTTTAGCAGGCTTCTTCGTTTAAATGTGGCTCTTTGCTTATATCTTCGTTTAAAACTGTTGTTATTTCGTTTCTCATGGTTTTGAATCTAAAAATGCTTAGATTCTCTATTGGTCTCTTACTCTGCTTATAAATTGGTTTCAGAATAAAGTCGGCCAGGTATGTGATACTTAGCCACCTTGAGCACGTACACATATGTGTCTCACAATGGAGAGAAAGTTGCTGTGAAAATACAAAGATCTGGACTAAAGTTTTCGATATAGATCTATGTAACAACTTTTGTGTTATATTATACAACCTTTGGACATGGATGctttatttatgctaaaaatgaCATATTTTCTTATCAGGAAATTTGATGTTGCTTGATGAATATTTCTGGAAAAGTGATCCATTTGCCCCAAACGCCCCGGATGGTATTTACGAAAAATGTGCCATGTAAGTCTTTTTAACATAAAGTAGTTATAACTCTGGCTCTAAAACATGTGGCGCTGATATATCAAGAGTAATGCTAAAGTGTCAAACTTATAATGGTTTCAAACTTATTTTATGGTTTGGCTGTTTTAGATACTCCAAACCGCCTACTTTCATGATGTTTAAGTCAATTTCAATAATCTTGATAATCAAGACAAAGCTTAACCACTgcttgaaaaaatatttacaatccATTATTTGTTCAATTAGATATTTAATCATAAATAAGAGACTAAATCATGTTATTATGTATACACTATATATTGTTCTCTGTTTGTAGCTTGCAGATAACCAAAGTTATGAGTCATGAAACTTTTTTAAAGGACAGGTGGTGCGCTCTGGGAATCACAGCAAGGATCCTCAGTACCACAGTCTGGATCACTTCTTTGACAGGTTCTAACATGATCATGCCACTTTGGTTACACATTGGGTCTTTTGATTTTGAAAGTATTTGAATTTATATTAGTTCTGTGTTTTGATATAAGCCAGCCTCTAAATGTAGACCCCAAAAACATTTCTGATAGTTTACAGCGTCTACATTTAGATCCGACATGGGTTGTTGGTTCGATGAGgctaaatagttatatttacaTGAAGTTCATGGTCGGCTTCAGTGCAAATGCAAaggttacaaaata encodes:
- the LOC106439169 gene encoding clathrin heavy chain 2 gives rise to the protein MAAANAPITMKEVLTLPSVGINQQFITFTNVTMESDKYICVRETAPQNSVVIIDMSMPMQPLRRPITADSALMNPDSRILALKAQVPGTTQDHLQIFNIEAKAKLKSHQMPEQVAFWKWITLKMLGLVTQNSVYHWSIEGDSEPVKMFDRTANLANNQIINYKCSPNEKWLVLIGIAPGPPERAQLVKGNMQLFSVDQQRSQALEAHAASFAQFKVPGNENPSILISFASKSFNAGQITSKLHVIELGAQPGKPSFTKKQADLFFPPDFADDFPVAMQVSHKFSLIYVITKLGLLFVYDLETASAIYRNRISPDPIFLTSEASSVGGFYAINRRGQVLLATVNEATIIPFISGQLNNLELAVNLAKRGNLPGAEELVVERFKELFAQTKYKEAAELAAESPQGILRTPDTVAKFQSVPVQAGQTPPLLQYFGTLLTKGKLNSYESLELSRLVVNQNKKNLLENWLAEDKLECSEELGDLVKTVDNDLALKIYIKARATPKVVAAFAERKEFDKILIYSKQVGYTPDYMFLLQTILRTDPQGAVNFALMMSQMEGGCPVDFNTITDLFLQRNLIREATAFLLDVLKPNLPEHAFLQTKVLEINLVTFPNVADAILANGMFSHYDRPRVAQLCEKAGLFIQSLKHYSELPDIKRVIVNTHAIEPQALVEFFGTLSSDWAMECMKDLLLVNLRGNLQIIVQACKEYCEQLGVDACIKLFEQFKSYEGLYFFLGSYLSMSEDPEIHFKYIEAAAKTGQIKEVERVTRESNFYDAEKTKNFLMEAKLPDARPLINVCDRFGFVPDLTHYLYTNNMLRYIEGYVQKVNPGNAPLVVGQLLDDECPEDFIKGLILSVRSLLPVEPLVEECEKRNRLRLLTQFLEHLVSEGSQDVHVHNALGKIIIDSNNNPEHFLTTNPYYDSRVVGKYCEKRDPTLAVVAYRRGQCDEELVNVTNKYSLFKLQARYVVERMDGDLWDKVLLEENEYRRQLIDQVVSTALPESQSPEQVSAAVKAFMTADLPHELIELLEKIVLQNSAFSGNFNLQNLLILTAIKADPSRVMDYINRLDNFDGPAVGEVAVEAQLYEEAFAIFKKFNLNVQAVDVLLDNVKSIERSVEFAFRVEEDSVWSQVAKAQLREGLVSDAIESFIRAEDATHFLEVIRATEDANVYDDLVRYLLMVRQKVKEPKVDSELIYAYAKIDRLGEIEEFILMPNVANLPNVGDRLYDEALYEAAKIIYAFISNWGKLAVTLVKLQQFQGAVDAARKANSAKTWKEVCFACVDAEEFRLAQICGLNVIIQVDDLEEVSEFYQNRGCFSELISLMESGLGLERAHMGIFTELGVLYARYRYEKLMEHIKLFSTRLNIPKLIRACDEQQHWQELTYLYIQYDEFDNAATTVMNHSPEAWEHMQFKDIVAKVANVELYYKAVHFYLQEHPDLINDLLNVLALRLDHTRVVDIMRKAGQLRLIKPYMVAVQSNNVSAVNEALNEIYVEEEDYDRLRESIDLHDSFDQIGLAQKIEKHELVEMRRVAAYIYKKAGRWKQSIALSKKDNMYKDCMETASQSGEHDLAEQLLVYFIEQGKKECFATCLFVCYDLIRPDVALELAWIHNMLDFAFPYLLQFIREYSGKVDELIKDKLEAQKEVKAKEQEDKDVMSQQNMYAQLLPLALPAPPMPGMGGGGGYGPPPPMGGGMPGMPPMPSYGMPPMGGY